A part of Cydia amplana chromosome 24, ilCydAmpl1.1, whole genome shotgun sequence genomic DNA contains:
- the LOC134659362 gene encoding cyclin-dependent kinase 6, with amino-acid sequence MSDSSSASGSSKSAPLVSISEVSGLFESAKKYEELNVIGTGAYGTVYKARDLLKGGQIVAMKKVKVALTEDGIPLSTLREIALLQQLGAYKHPNIVRLLDVCHGGHSMEREQLVLFLVFEHVEQDLDSYLKRAPGPLSENRIRSMSYDILSGVDFLHSHRIVHRDLKPHNLLVTSEGRVKLADFGLAKTYDTDMKLTSVVVTLWYRPPEVLLGVSYNTGVDVWSAGCVLAQLHSRAPLLPGASDSDQLHCIFRLIGRPPREEWPENVSIVADSFPEYPPQDLADVLPRIHPHALDLIRRMLVFDPAKRLTALDCLEHPYFTDEPLT; translated from the exons ATGTCGGACTCTTCTTCAGCTAGTGGTAGTTCAAAATCAGCTCCTCTCGTCTCAATAAGTGAAGTCAGTGGATTGTTCGAATCTGCGAAGAAATATGAAGAGCTCAACGTCATTGGCACGG GTGCCTATGGAACCGTCTACAAAGCGAGAGACCTTCTCAAAGGCGGGCAGATAGTTGCCATGAAGAAAGTGAAGGTGGCGCTGACCGAGGATGGGATCCCGCTGTCCACGCTGCGGGAGATAGCACTGCTGCAGCAGCTAGGGGCTTATAAACACCCCAACATAGTCAG GTTGCTGGACGTATGTCACGGCGGTCACTCCATGGAACGGGAGCAGCTGGTGCTGTTCCTCGTCTTCGAGCATGTGGAACAAGACCTGGACTCGTATCTTAAGCGGGCTCCGGGACCGTTGTCAGAAAATAGGATCCGG AGCATGTCCTACGACATCCTCTCCGGCGTGGACTTTCTCCACTCCCACCGCATCGTCCACCGAGACCTGAAGCCACACAACCTGCTGGTGACGTCTGAAGGCCGCGTCAAACTTGCAGACTTCGGCCTCGCCAAGACTTACGATACTGATATGAAGCTCACCAGTGTG GTGGTAACCCTGTGGTACCGGCCTCCCGAGGTCCTGCTCGGGGTGTCGTACAACACCGGCGTGGACGTGTGGTCTGCGGGCTGCGTACTCGCCCAGCTGCACTCCCGGGCCCCTCTGCTGCCTGGGGCGTCTGACTCTGATCAGCTGCACTGCATATTCAG ATTGATTGGGCGACCACCCAGAGAAGAGTGGCCGGAGAACGTGTCCATCGTAGCGGACAGCTTCCCGGAGTACCCTCCACAGGACCTGGCTGATGTACTGCCCAGGATACACCCCCACGCCCTGGACCTTATACGG CGCATGCTGGTGTTCGACCCGGCCAAGCGTCTGACGGCGCTCGACTGCCTGGAGCACCCTTACTTCACCGACGAGCCCCTCACGTAA
- the LOC134659350 gene encoding uncharacterized protein LOC134659350: MEDVYTIKVRTKPDTRNLYPSERRYSASTVSGLAWVHLALAATSFLLACLALVNPHSGIKRMTLNDTEERTVNKSELIFNLTESVDENEFENITNEVPYDTHESSYILVLAPTLITVFATAAGIASIMASVRWYIDHNITWLFIMSVLSTVFAFVSFTMIIVWFVTTSNTDFSEFYKDKIPFKDQLVVRHSDVLVKNETHLVIALNPPKDDDEEAYVFTKRVLSINIMIAAFLELLWSILSVKISFKGMKTNYKDDTEPRSNCISVVTTIKGNNTKKLPRNAKLLPPKPDLIEHYPSRKIKKIFLAQSDNGFYLKDQNLKKQDDTSSELYKERMMNFLNRCAPSEVSNPEPTPSVQSEALNTIQEVTNVQINERATPVSWGDTPDHTIYNQNNINFEKIFNFVKENTEETNENVQ; this comes from the coding sequence atggaGGACGTTTATACAATTAAAGTGAGAACTAAGCCTGATACGAGGAATTTGTACCCTTCTGAGCGGAGATATTCGGCATCTACAGTATCAGGGCTAGCCTGGGTGCATTTAGCTCTAGCTGCAACATCCTTTCTTCTAGCTTGTTTAGCTTTAGTCAACCCACACTCCGGGATAAAGCGAATGACTTTAAATGACACGGAAGAGCGAACTGTAAACAAAAGTGagctgatatttaatttaacagAATCCGTTGACGAAAATGAATTTGAAAACATAACAAATGAAGTGCCTTATGATACACATGAAAGCAGCTATATTTTAGTGCTAGCACCAACTTTAATAACAGTTTTCGCAACGGCCGCAGGCATCGCCTCCATCATGGCTTCAGTAAGATGGTACATAGACCATAATATAACCTGGTTGTTCATAATGTCTGTATTATCGACGGTTTTCGCATTTGTATCGTTCACAATGATCATTGTCTGGTTTGTGACAACATCGAATACGGATTTTTCGGAATTTTACAAAGATAAAATACCATTTAAAGATCAGTTGGTTGTAAGACACAGTGATGTGttagttaaaaatgaaacgcatTTGGTTATTGCTTTAAATCCGCCaaaagatgatgatgaagaggCATATGTGTTTACAAAACGAGTTCTATCAATAAATATCATGATAGCTGCTTTCCTAGAGCTTCTCTGGTCGATTTTAAGTGTCAAAATATCTTTTAAAGGCatgaaaaccaattataaaGATGATACTGAACCGAGGAGCAACTGTATTTCAGTAGTAACCACAATAAAAGGGAACAATACAAAGAAACTGCCAAGAAATGCAAAGCTACTCCCTCCCAAGCCAGATCTGATCGAGCACTATCCAAGCAGgaagataaaaaagatattCTTAGCGCAAAGCGATAACGGTTTCTATTTAAAAGATCAGAATCTAAAAAAACAAGACGATACAAGTTCCGAATTGTACAAGGAAAGAATGATGAACTTTTTGAATCGCTGCGCTCCCTCGGAAGTGTCCAATCCGGAACCGACTCCCAGTGTCCAATCCGAAGCTTTGAATACCATACAGGAAGTTACTAATGTTCAAATAAATGAACGGGCCACGCCAGTAAGCTGGGGAGACACGCCGGACCACACGATTTACAACCAAAACAATATTAACTTTGAAAAGATTTTTAATTTCGTAAAAGAGAATACAGAAGAAACGAATGAAAATGTGCAATAA